In the Vanessa atalanta chromosome 13, ilVanAtal1.2, whole genome shotgun sequence genome, taatggaAGATAAGAGACCACAATTCGGAAATAGAATACTTGAAAATGTGGACGAGGTCTTCAAACACAATGCTTGGTACTGTGTTCAATGTTTCTATtagatattgtaaaaatattaagattccAGATAAAAGTATTTCAGACTTGGAACTAACGAGACACAGGAAAAAACCACCCGGTGGCAATCGATACCTTACTGATAGCAAACTACTGTATCTTTTTAATGCCtggtacatattattattatttaattaatattatgtaaatagagAGGTATACTTAAATAGTAATGTACgtctttactttaatttaatatacacagtaatttacaacaaaattgaatacatatatttctgtaaaataGACTGTTGaatcttttcaaataattaattacctatAATTTTTCCAATCGAAGGAGAAAAGAGAAACAATCCTTTTACAAAATCTACTTTTCATATTACAGGGACAATGTTCAGTGGAATGCTGACCAAGAAAAGGCAGCAGCCGAGAAAGTTGAGCTGAATTCAACAGTCACATTTTCTGAAGATCGCCTAAAAGATTTGGAAGAAAATGCTGATAAACACTGGGATGCATTTTATGATATACACCAAAACAGGTGacttacttactttattataacAAGGAGGTTTtatcaaactttattaaaaaaaaatctagttgtTAATTTTGGTGGAAGAAAACCTTCTTCTGtttgtcttttaatattataatcacatcTCCTATGTGCTTTATAATGGATCATTAATGCCACACTTGTCATTTATGCTGACCAGTCTTGGTGGGTACTACTCACTCACCCATgccaccaaacagtaatactttgtatgtcAGTATTCAAGTTTGAAAAGCGAGGAAGCCATTGaacagacacaaaggacataacatctgtaAGGGTTGATGATGTGAGAAgttcttatttttatcaatatgtttatcaaaatatatatttaataacaatttattgccTCTACTCTCAAAACCAAAAAGTttgtataaactaaatattttatttacttgtatttcaaagtcattaaaataattttcaatctaattaaagatatatttcatGCATTGCAGATTTTTTAAGGATCGTCACTGGCTGTTCACTGAGTTTCCTGAGTTAGCACCTGACTACAATTCAGCTCCTGTCAGAGTATTTCCAGATGGTGAAAATAAACAATCAGCTCCGGATACAATCAAACATAATCATGAAGATGCACACAATTCTAAAcgctatatttttgaaattggttGTGGTGTAGGAAACACAATATTTCCAATATTACAATATAGCCAGGAtccaaacttatttatttatggttgtGATTTTTCATCAAAGGCTATAGAAATAATGAAACAGAATGAACTGTATGATACGAAGAGATGTGAAGTGTTTGTTTTGGATGCCACTTCTAGTGATTGGCAGGTTCCATTTGCAGAGAACTCtttagatattattgttttaatttttgttttatcagcTATAGATCCGACAAAGTAAGTAATTTAGAATTTCTTCTATTCTCTTTTATTTAGATTACTTCTACATTAAAATAGTAACAGTAGTGTTTAACTCTTGTACTAAAATAGAGCAATTAAAAACAATCCATATTAGCAATACTAACCAATGAATATGCTACAACCACTTTAAATATATGCCAAAAGCAtggattttattaaacttacatcttttcatttaaattctcTTGATATACTATAAAAGTTGTATGTCTCACAGTTAAGAAGGTTTAGAACTTATTTTACCATATTGCTCCAATTTAGgttggatacacatatggcaagTTTTTCATTGGATACATGCTATGTTTTCGTTAATCGCAAGGCTTTGACACGAAATATtcggtatatatttaattaatattatgattatttaactaattacgAAACTTGGCAAATGGTTAATAAGATTTTTGATAATGTCTATGTAgatgtttgtatgtaaattaaattaaactgtagGAACAATGTTGGGTAAttgacttattaaaattttacccctcttcttattatttctaaacGAATAATTATCTTTTCCCTACAATAATTGCATAGATATAAATCCCTAAAATAACGcagtaaaaatcataataataataaaattctcaaAAAAGCTAACAAGTAAAAAAAGTCATCGTCGCAAGTTTGCCAAAGCTACCGCTAGCGGGCGCACAGCTCGTGTCTCAATACCAAAAGATCAGATCCCGATCCCGGTCGGAACATAAAATCTAACATTTGCATActaaaataatgttgttttcTTTCTCGTTGAtcattattaaatgtttcagGATGACAAATGTTATtgaacacatatataaatatctgcGACCAGGCGGTTTGGTCGTTTTCCGAGACTATGGCAGATACGACTTAGCACAGTTAAGATTCAAGAAAGGCCGGTGTATATCTGATAACTTTTACGCACGAGGGGATAACACTATGGTGTATTTTTTTACGCAAGAAGAAATATCAAATCTATTCAAAAGTGTTGGCTTTGTAGAAGAGCAAAACCTAATCGATAGAAGACTTCAAGTGAATAGAGGGAAGATGCTGACAATGTACAGAGTCTGGATCCAAGCTAAATATCGTAAAccttaaaattaagtatatatatgtttttaaataaaatacatgattgTGTAAACATGATATGTGTAAACATCTTGAACATATTTTAGTGTCAAGGTCAAATCGGCTTAAGAAACcgattgaaatttaaaacagtATGGCTTTTTCAAAGAATTCAACACTTTTGTACCGACTTGAACCGGTGGGCCCTCCCAAGTCACTTTAACGTCACTCAATAATTTCTTTACGAATATTTCGATTTCCATCTCTGCAATTCTTCTTCCGATACACGATCTCACTCCGAAACCAAATGGGAGTGTTATCATGGGATGGCAATTGCCATAATACAAAGGATCTGATTTGTCCACTAACCATCTTTCTGGTATAAATTCTTTGGCACGAGGGTAATGTTTTTCCATCTTAGATAAAAATTCGTTTGGTGCTATAACATCGATctggaattaataataattattttcaaaaataattctaaatttttattgaatataatagattataaaaataaaaattatttcgtaCGCCTTTGGGAATGCAATATCCTCCAACAATGTGCTCATTGGTCGTGCGTCTAAGGTTCGCCGGCAAAACCGGAAATAATCTTAACGACTCTTTGAGACAAGCTCTGAGGTACCGATTACTCTGTTCTGAGGATTTAATGTCTTCTCTTATTTTTTCTTGAGCAATGGGATTTGTGGCTAAATTGTATAGAAGGCAAACTGTTGTATACGCCACCTGAAAATAATTACCATTATAGTGGCAACGCTTTTAAGTTCCAAGTTGAATCCGTAAGTCGACAACAGAACCGGATTCCAACAATCAACTATAATCAACGCATTcaccttattttaataaaaaacattttaggtTGTCTTAAAATGCcaggaaaatgggccacctggtagTAAGTAGAACCATTCCTTATTTATCCAATGCGCTCGAATCTCGGAAGCTAAGTAGAGTAGAGCAGTGTAACTATAGCTTGTGTCTATAATTACACTGCTCAATTACCCTCCAAACCGgagcacaataatactaagtaatgcggtttagcgttagaatatgtgatgagtagcTATCCAGGCAGACTTGCAAAAACCAGTACCAACAAGTGGTAATCGGTTAAAATTTTACTAGTCATAGATTCttccaaaaaatattagataacaACAAAAAGGTCTTACTGTATCGATTCCAGCAAGCAACATTTCGTTTGCCATCATTATAGCAACCTTATCGTCTACAGCTAATAATTTCTCTATTATACTTTTATCTTCTTCTGGAACATCGTGAcctctttcattaatttttctCTTGGCTTCTTCGATAAATTTTACACTGGCCCTGGAGAAGTATAgtcatagtattttaaaaactgaattatcctctattttattattatttggaacaaatTCAAGGATATTAATATGATGTTTACTGTCAATGTTGCATTTGtgtattcgtttaaaatttataatggcTGAAATCGTCTCtataaatttcatttcgttCAGTTCAAGTAAACTAAATGATAATCGTTTTCTTAAGGTTAAAAATAGGAACGGATACTTACTCCCATTGTAAATCCaatgttttaatcattttcttaaaatttcgtGTTTCATAATATCTCCAAAGACTTGGAAAAAATTCCAATTTCCACGAAAGTTCTAGAATATCTCGAGCACACTGTATAAGAATTCTCGCTGGATGGTCATTAGCTAAATTGTCTTCCAACGATCCAAGCCTGGTCCCTAAACCAACAACAGCCACGGATTCCAATGACCATTTCGTCATTTCTAAATCTAAGTTCTGCTCCAAATAACTGCCTTttccttgtaatttttttaatctaatataaaagaaaaaataaacgatttataTAGATACTTGCATCATACGGTAATAGAAAcagtcgttaaaaatatttgcatttcacagaaaataaattagatacaaATTCCAACAATACCGCATATGTACCTTGCAACCATATCTTCAGCAATTTCCTCTAAAACTGgtgcatataattttatcaattttggtTTCAATAGAGCTGGATTAACTTTGGTACGAAAATCTCGCCATTGAGAGCCTTCTCTACAAaagacaattaataaaatagctttcaaatattatatgaacattTCGTAAAGAATGGCAAacgaaagtaattataatattattcattgaatTGTTTTATCGAAGAGAAATATACGAATTTGTCAATGGAATAAACTCGtagaatttagtttaattttacggAATCCGGCGTAATAGTGCAAAAATAATGACGCTTAGTCCaaacagaaaaattaaaagtcaCAGAATATAGTACTACTATGAAGTGGGGTTGACTTGTATTTGCAGTGTACttcatttaaactaaaaatatatatatacaatattagacaaaaataaacttaacaagtGATACTTACGCAACCGTTAAGCCGTAAATACCATTGCTAACGGATTTTCTTAGCTGTGTCCTATAATACAGTAGAGTCTCAAATCCTGGTCTCGATGGCAATATATCTTCAGATCGATATATCTGAAATaatgtcaatttttaatttctatatttaaataatctccttaatatttttttgtacctgATCAAAATGCTCCGGCTCATACAGGATGACCATGCTTGCTCTAGCAAAAACGCCATCTAATTTAACTACTGATCcatatttttcatacaaaacttTTGATATATCGCAGAAATTTGCACGAAAACCAACTGATCCTGTAATTTGTTATAAACAAGCTGTGAAGTTATTTAGGCTTAGTCATATTCTAATGTGTGaacgtattttatataagaaattagaAACCTATTCCTGGAAGAAAATGATGTATAGGACCCAGAAGAGGTAACGAGGATAAACCTGGTATTGCTTCGAAAGGTTTAGTATCAATATTTAACGTCGATgataatctgaaaaaaaaataattaaatgtgaaaaaaaaaaaattaaactattacattacatacattagcagcctgtaaatttcccactcctgggctaaggcctcctttccctttgaggagaaggtttggagcatattccaccacgctgctccaatgcggattggtggaatacacatgtggcattatttcgttgaaattagacacatgccggtttcctcgcgatgttttccttcaccgccgagcacgagatgaattataaacacattaagcacatgaaaattcagtggtgcctgcctgggtttgaacccgaaatcatcgcttaagatgcacgcgttctaaccactgggccatctcggctcggctgtCCTTTTGAACTATACACAgcgattaaattattgaattctgAAGGAAACCTTCATTTTGTAATGAGCAGGGAACTTAAGAAAGGATTTTGTAAAATTCTGCCTTTAAGTCGGATTTTGAACTCAACCTCAATCTTCATTTGTATGCAATCGACTAGTTCAAAGTGACATTACACAAATAACACTTGGACAAATAAATATGGTCATTTATAATTAGAGTATGATTTAATAATgcacactaaaataattatttaatctgttcGCGGGGGACACTGCAATGAGTGTATTTTAATCAATCGCAAGAATCTTGCACGTATTGCTTTCACAGTTTATAGGAACCAAATCTCTACCTTCTATTCTGCGGCATTAATGGGTCGTACAGTGCGGCAGTAGAGACATCGTAAGGAAAACTGCAGAGGTCGACTGAAAAATTGCCAGTTTTGTATCCGCCAACCCCTATTGTAGTAGCGTTGTTGAATAAGCTCCAACCCTGTTACTTTTTGTTGATGGTCAATAAAGTTAGTAATCTATGACTTTTGGTTTTTACAGTACGAGGGACACGAATTAGATTACTAATATCACTCATGCACTAAGCACCTATatatctgatttttttattaaactttaaatatatttttgtttaagattataaaaacagaattattaattaaaaaaaaaaatgtttgcacACGATTACTAGGTTCATTGCTTGATATTTtccaaattataaaaacttaccgGTAAGCATTAAATCGCTTTATAATTGTCAAATTacgtttaaacatatttttacatataaattaaaatagcctGAGTAAGCAACTGCCTACctacaataatacaatttagtCTATGAATTTGACCTTGagatatcaaaataaacattatcaaGAACTGGAACAGTTTAGATAACATTAAGTGGTTCtagaaaatgattttttttttactaattaaataaatgtaagtgtgtaattttctgaatattatataatcaagtTTTTAGTAATATAGCACAGTTGTAATGACATACAATTATTACTCGATTAACATATAACTCTTTATTTTAAGGTATGAATTCCATAAAccttactaaataataatattatttagtaaggTTTTGTCGTTAA is a window encoding:
- the LOC125068096 gene encoding tRNA N(3)-methylcytidine methyltransferase METTL2 isoform X2 codes for the protein MEDKRPQFGNRILENVDEVFKHNAWDNVQWNADQEKAAAEKVELNSTVTFSEDRLKDLEENADKHWDAFYDIHQNRFFKDRHWLFTEFPELAPDYNSAPVRVFPDGENKQSAPDTIKHNHEDAHNSKRYIFEIGCGVGNTIFPILQYSQDPNLFIYGCDFSSKAIEIMKQNELYDTKRCEVFVLDATSSDWQVPFAENSLDIIVLIFVLSAIDPTKMTNVIEHIYKYLRPGGLVVFRDYGRYDLAQLRFKKGRCISDNFYARGDNTMVYFFTQEEISNLFKSVGFVEEQNLIDRRLQVNRGKMLTMYRVWIQAKYRKP
- the LOC125068095 gene encoding cytochrome P450 CYP12A2-like isoform X2 is translated as MPQNRRLSSTLNIDTKPFEAIPGLSSLPLLGPIHHFLPGIGSVGFRANFCDISKVLYEKYGSVVKLDGVFARASMVILYEPEHFDQIYRSEDILPSRPGFETLLYYRTQLRKSVSNGIYGLTVAEGSQWRDFRTKVNPALLKPKLIKLYAPVLEEIAEDMVARLKKLQGKGSYLEQNLDLEMTKWSLESVAVVGLGTRLGSLEDNLANDHPARILIQCARDILELSWKLEFFPSLWRYYETRNFKKMIKTLDLQWEASVKFIEEAKRKINERGHDVPEEDKSIIEKLLAVDDKVAIMMANEMLLAGIDTVAYTTVCLLYNLATNPIAQEKIREDIKSSEQSNRYLRACLKESLRLFPVLPANLRRTTNEHIVGGYCIPKGIDVIAPNEFLSKMEKHYPRAKEFIPERWLVDKSDPLYYGNCHPMITLPFGFGVRSCIGRRIAEMEIEIFVKKLLSDVKVTWEGPPVQVGTKVLNSLKKPYCFKFQSVS
- the LOC125068095 gene encoding cytochrome P450 CYP12A2-like isoform X1; the protein is MFKRNLTIIKRFNAYRLSSTLNIDTKPFEAIPGLSSLPLLGPIHHFLPGIGSVGFRANFCDISKVLYEKYGSVVKLDGVFARASMVILYEPEHFDQIYRSEDILPSRPGFETLLYYRTQLRKSVSNGIYGLTVAEGSQWRDFRTKVNPALLKPKLIKLYAPVLEEIAEDMVARLKKLQGKGSYLEQNLDLEMTKWSLESVAVVGLGTRLGSLEDNLANDHPARILIQCARDILELSWKLEFFPSLWRYYETRNFKKMIKTLDLQWEASVKFIEEAKRKINERGHDVPEEDKSIIEKLLAVDDKVAIMMANEMLLAGIDTVAYTTVCLLYNLATNPIAQEKIREDIKSSEQSNRYLRACLKESLRLFPVLPANLRRTTNEHIVGGYCIPKGIDVIAPNEFLSKMEKHYPRAKEFIPERWLVDKSDPLYYGNCHPMITLPFGFGVRSCIGRRIAEMEIEIFVKKLLSDVKVTWEGPPVQVGTKVLNSLKKPYCFKFQSVS
- the LOC125068096 gene encoding methyltransferase-like protein isoform X1; this translates as MWTRSSNTMLGTVFNVSIRYCKNIKIPDKSISDLELTRHRKKPPGGNRYLTDSKLLYLFNAWDNVQWNADQEKAAAEKVELNSTVTFSEDRLKDLEENADKHWDAFYDIHQNRFFKDRHWLFTEFPELAPDYNSAPVRVFPDGENKQSAPDTIKHNHEDAHNSKRYIFEIGCGVGNTIFPILQYSQDPNLFIYGCDFSSKAIEIMKQNELYDTKRCEVFVLDATSSDWQVPFAENSLDIIVLIFVLSAIDPTKMTNVIEHIYKYLRPGGLVVFRDYGRYDLAQLRFKKGRCISDNFYARGDNTMVYFFTQEEISNLFKSVGFVEEQNLIDRRLQVNRGKMLTMYRVWIQAKYRKP